In bacterium, the DNA window CAATCATGCGATAGAAGGGCTTTACTATATATTGCGGACACAGCAGAATTTCCGTATTCATTTCCTGATAGCCGTTCTTATTGTTCTGATGGGCATGTATTTCGGCATCGACAAGAGCGAATTTATGATTCTTTCCGTCCTGATATTTTTTGTCCTTATAACAGAGGTTTTTAATACCTGCATCGAACTTCTTACGGATATGATAAGCGAAACTTACCATCCTATCGCAAAAATAGTTAAGGATGTTTCCGCGGGAGCGGTCCTGCTTGCTTCTTTAGTGGCCATGGTAATAGGGTATATTATTTTTTATAACCATCTGGATACGCGTATTGAAGTGGGGATTAACTATATTATGGGTATTCCGAGCCATATAACATTTATTGTTTTTCTTCTTGCGGTGACTCTGTCAATAATGATTAAACTGCTTTTGCACAGGGGCAGGCCTCTTCTGGGAGGCATGCCCAGTGTCCACAGCGCGGTGGCTTTTGCGATGTGGGGAGCAATAATATTTATCTCCAAATCCCGGCTGCTTGTTGCTATCGGTTTTCTTCTGGCGTTAATGGTTGCCCAGAGCAGGGTAGCGGCAAAAATTCATTCCATATATGAAGTGGTTTCGGGAGCTATACTGGGAATCCTGCTCTCGATTTTACTGTTTAAATTA includes these proteins:
- a CDS encoding diacylglycerol kinase, translating into METTNKILKSFNHAIEGLYYILRTQQNFRIHFLIAVLIVLMGMYFGIDKSEFMILSVLIFFVLITEVFNTCIELLTDMISETYHPIAKIVKDVSAGAVLLASLVAMVIGYIIFYNHLDTRIEVGINYIMGIPSHITFIVFLLAVTLSIMIKLLLHRGRPLLGGMPSVHSAVAFAMWGAIIFISKSRLLVAIGFLLALMVAQSRVAAKIHSIYEVVSGAILGILLSILLFKLYL